The stretch of DNA ACCGACTTCCTGGGCGACCTGCTGGAGTTCGTCGCTGATGCGTTGCATCGTGCGGTCCTCGGTCGCGTGGCGCGTGATGTCCGCGATGACGAGGTCGCCGTCATAGATGGCGTCTTTGATGGCGATAACGTCCTGTTGATTGCCGATCTTGGCGATGTGGACGCGCATCTTCGCATCGCCAGCCGCGGCCTCGAAGTCATCTATGTTGAGCTCTAGGTAGTCGTCGGTCTTTCGAGACCCACGCTCACCCAGCAGCTTGTTCATAAATCCCATAGAACACACACCGGTTGCTTCGAGTATAGGTGTTACGTCAGACGTGGTCTGCTTGACACCATGCGCCCGGGTCGCTGCGCCATGCCAACACAGGCCAAGAATTAAATACTGTGGCTGGGTCGTAAATATTGCATATATGAGTGATATAAATTTAACGCGACGAACATTGCTAAAAACCTCTGCTGTTGGAGCAGTTGGCACACTTTTCGTTGGGAGTGCGGCCGCTGAAAAGCCGCCCCGCCGCATCGTCGGGACGAGCTCCCCCGGCGCAAGCGCAGAAGCGCGCGGGCAAGCCCACACCGTCCACCGCACGCTCGACTTTGGCGCACATGGGCAGGCAGTTGCCGGGCGCT from Haladaptatus sp. ZSTT2 encodes:
- a CDS encoding cell division protein SepF, which gives rise to MGFMNKLLGERGSRKTDDYLELNIDDFEAAAGDAKMRVHIAKIGNQQDVIAIKDAIYDGDLVIADITRHATEDRTMQRISDELQQVAQEVGGDIVQKDDDQLILTPTGVSISRQKLGGR